The nucleotide sequence AAACCTTCGATACCTTTTTCAATTTCAATAAAAGCGCCGTAATCGGTAATGGAAACAATCTTTCCGGTTACCATCGTACTGATCGGATATTTTTTAGAAGCTTCAACCCACGGCTCAGGCTGCATTTGCTTCATACCGAGAGAAATCCGGTCTTTCTGTTCATTGAAATCAATGACCATGACCTTAACTTTTTCATCAAGTCTGACAATTTCGGAAGGATGTTTAACGCGCCCCCATGACATATCCGTAATGTGCAATAACCCGTCGACTCCACCGAGGTCGATAAACGCGCCGAAATCAGTAATATTTTTAACCGTGCCGTCCAATACTTGACCTTTCTGAAGCTCGGCCAAAATACGTTCACGCTGTCCCTTGGTTGACTCTTCAATCAAGGCACGGCTACTGACGACAACATTTTTACGCAAGTTATTCAACTTGACCACTTTAAATTGCATTTCCCGGCCGACGTAAGCATCAAAATCGCGAATAGGTTTCACATCGATCTGCGAACCCGGTAAAAAGCAATCAATGCCCATGACGTTGACCACCATGCCGCCTTTAATCCGTTTAGTGATCGTACCGGATACGACATCACCGCTCTCATGAATACGCGTAATTCTTTCCCATACGCGCATGAAATCGGCTTTTTTATGCGAAAGAATGATTTGTCCGTCTTTGTCTTCAATATTGTCCAGAAATACTTCGATGTCCTGGCCGATTTTGTAACTGGAAATTTGTTCACCGAACTCACTGGTGGGAATAACGCCTTCACTTTTAAAACCAATATCAACTTTAACTTCTTTTTCGCCTATATTAATGATGCGTCCCTTGACGATTTCACCCTGAGTAATCTCGCTCAAGGTTTTTTCGTACATCGACTTATATTCTGTAAATTCCTGATCATCGTATTCGCCTTGGGTATCTTTGAATTGCGAATACGGCATTACTTTTTTTCCGTAATCACGACGGAGGTTTGTTTTAACTTCTGACATTACATTTACTTTTTGCAAAGACTTATTCGCCGCAAAGCAAATCGCACATGGCCTTTACAAATCTCCTATTTTTGGCCTCGGGTAAGCGAGGGTTGGTTATACGCATGCGCACGCGCAGTTAAGTTATTTATTTTTAGGGGTTGGAATATAGAGAATGGGGTTTTGAATTGCAATATTAAAATAAAAAAAATGTCCATTCCAAAAGGCCGTGTTTTATCAGCTCTTTTTTTCAGCCTGGTGTTTCGTTTTGGAACGCCGGTACCATTTAACCAAAATAAAAACCACTATAAAAATGGCGGCAAACACTGGAATTCCTGCAATCAAAAAAGTTATCAGTCCGCTTAAGGTTACGGCAAACCCGCTAAAACCGTCTTCAAATCCTTCACCGATTGTTGCCCAAAACCCACCACTGCTGCTGACGGTCAGCGGATAAGGTTCGTGAATCGTGAGATTAATCGTCGACATGCCGGTCTGATCGAGCAAAAATTTCTTACGGCCTTCAAACCGATCGATTTCCTCGCGTACGTTGGAGATTTCCCGCTCAACATCCAATATTTCTTTGACGGTATTGGCTGATCTTAAGATTTCCTGAAAGCGTTTCTCTGTTCTTCGCTTGTTTTCAAGGCGTGCCTCAAGATCGTAGAATTCTTCGGTCACATCTTCGCCGCGAACCCCTTCGCTCTCTATTTTTTTTGCTAACTTTTTTAGTTCTCCAGCCACTGACTCAAATTTAACAGCCGGGATCCGGATATTTACTGTACCACGTTTCACATTTTCATATGGAATTTCTGTAATTGAATTCGAAATATAGCCGCCGGCTTGTTCTGTAAGCATTTGAATTTGGGTCATTGCTTCATCGTATTTATCGATCTCCATTGCCAAGTCAGCTATTTTAATAATCATCCTGGCTTTTGGAATCGATTGGTTCACCTGCTTGGCCATTAACTGTCGTTGCTGCTCCCCACCGGACATTTCATCTACTTTCATTTCCGTAGCTCCTCTGGCAACGGCATTGACATCATCGGCGGCTACTTCTTCTTTTTTATGGGTCCCGGTTTTACCGCATGCTACAAAACAAAGTAATAAAATCAATAATACAGATTTCATATCTCACTCCTGCTCAGTGACAGTTAATTAAACAATTGGTGCATTAATGCGATCAATAATCACTTAACGCAAACATGACAAACTATCGGCTGTTGTACGTGCGACAAAATTATCATAATCGACGGCTGAAAGTATTCCCGACGATTGCGGGTCATTTAGAACCGAAATGCCAATGGTTTGTTCAGGCGGATATTCTCCGAAAATACGCCGATAATCTTCATATGGATTTACTTCCTCAGTTATCCATTCCCCAACCTTGTCTTCACTTGAACGCAAAACGATGGAGTACGATGTATAAAAAAAATCATCCTGACTCAGAATAGTACATGGTGCGGTTACGGTACTCCAGACATAACTCAGTGTGATAGGTACACCGATCCAATTTTGATAAAAAATCACCGTTACGGCCGCCATGCGATCGGCACCTTTACCGCTGTATTTTGGAAGCGATTTAACGCGCCATTGCCATGTAAGCACCGGAAACTCTTTGAGATTGTAACTGAAAGGTTTGACCAAAATCAC is from bacterium and encodes:
- a CDS encoding DUF4349 domain-containing protein; amino-acid sequence: MKSVLLILLLCFVACGKTGTHKKEEVAADDVNAVARGATEMKVDEMSGGEQQRQLMAKQVNQSIPKARMIIKIADLAMEIDKYDEAMTQIQMLTEQAGGYISNSITEIPYENVKRGTVNIRIPAVKFESVAGELKKLAKKIESEGVRGEDVTEEFYDLEARLENKRRTEKRFQEILRSANTVKEILDVEREISNVREEIDRFEGRKKFLLDQTGMSTINLTIHEPYPLTVSSSGGFWATIGEGFEDGFSGFAVTLSGLITFLIAGIPVFAAIFIVVFILVKWYRRSKTKHQAEKKS
- the rpsA gene encoding 30S ribosomal protein S1; this translates as MSEVKTNLRRDYGKKVMPYSQFKDTQGEYDDQEFTEYKSMYEKTLSEITQGEIVKGRIINIGEKEVKVDIGFKSEGVIPTSEFGEQISSYKIGQDIEVFLDNIEDKDGQIILSHKKADFMRVWERITRIHESGDVVSGTITKRIKGGMVVNVMGIDCFLPGSQIDVKPIRDFDAYVGREMQFKVVKLNNLRKNVVVSSRALIEESTKGQRERILAELQKGQVLDGTVKNITDFGAFIDLGGVDGLLHITDMSWGRVKHPSEIVRLDEKVKVMVIDFNEQKDRISLGMKQMQPEPWVEASKKYPISTMVTGKIVSITDYGAFIEIEKGIEGLIHISEMSWNQTVKHPSQMFTIGDEVTAEVVSIVPEERKISLSIKKLQNDPWENVESKYSLGSKHTGKVRNLTNFGVFVELEPGIDGLVHISDLSWTRKVRNPNEIVKKGDDIDVVIMGIDKDNRRISMSHKHITENPWDGFMEAYAPGTETTGKVMRSIEKGLIVELPLGVEGFIPTSHLPKTDKKDALNEGTELQLVVIEFDKENKKIVLSSTEMEKKKESKIVEEYNQSQQSAETAQ